A region of Gemmobacter sp. 24YEA27 DNA encodes the following proteins:
- a CDS encoding enolase C-terminal domain-like protein yields MGSLWRFTRGDLAQADAAREGLGEEGVLLIDAGQIFGDDVERAAVRLEALSRNRVTFFEEPFGGASLVAYRGLAEKARGTGVGIAGVKPRITVKWLNILSNSAG; encoded by the coding sequence TTGGGCTCCCTTTGGCGATTCACTCGCGGGGATCTTGCCCAGGCCGACGCGGCCCGTGAGGGACTGGGAGAGGAAGGTGTTCTGCTGATCGATGCCGGCCAGATCTTTGGCGATGACGTTGAAAGAGCGGCGGTCCGGCTAGAGGCCCTGTCCCGTAACAGAGTGACCTTCTTCGAAGAGCCCTTTGGCGGTGCCTCCCTGGTCGCCTATCGGGGTCTGGCTGAAAAGGCCCGGGGCACCGGGGTGGGGATCGCGGGGGTGAAGCCGCGCATAACCGTGAAATGGCTGAACATCTTATCGAATTCGGCGGGGTGA
- a CDS encoding mandelate racemase/muconate lactonizing enzyme family protein, translating into MRISRVEAIGLFGKSPKGGWSNEIRPEDSIHALILVQTDDGQAGIGSVFTDARLVRAGLDVLRALLIGESALEPMRVSEKLHQNTFWMGRGGTLTHVISGIDIALWDLFGKSCGQPLARLFGGSYRNRVMAYASILMEEPDLMRERTAYYRAQGFRAIKIGWGPFGRRNDRKLDEAIIRAAREGAGDDCRLMVDAGASDAYWPNGLKWALNTAQMLRDYDVTWFEEALHPDALDDFRQLRLQSPVPIAGGECLTRRQSYLPWFEARALDIVQPDVTKVGGITEQLRIARMANDFGIQYIGHGWNTAVGLAADLQLAAAFPDTDMVEFIGGSPYIDDIVEKPWALDDEGLLEIPDAPGLGLRLLPDAVAELSADAEAAKLLAGAA; encoded by the coding sequence ATGAGAATTTCGCGAGTGGAGGCCATTGGCCTTTTTGGAAAATCCCCGAAAGGCGGCTGGTCGAATGAGATCAGGCCGGAAGACTCGATCCATGCGCTGATCCTTGTGCAGACCGATGACGGACAGGCAGGGATCGGCTCGGTCTTTACTGACGCGCGCCTGGTCAGGGCCGGACTGGATGTGTTGCGCGCATTGCTGATCGGCGAGTCGGCCCTGGAGCCGATGCGCGTCAGCGAGAAACTGCATCAGAACACGTTCTGGATGGGGCGCGGCGGCACGCTGACGCATGTGATCTCGGGCATCGACATCGCGCTTTGGGATCTGTTCGGCAAGAGCTGTGGCCAACCGCTGGCCCGGCTTTTCGGCGGCAGCTATCGCAACCGCGTGATGGCTTATGCTTCGATCCTGATGGAAGAGCCGGATCTGATGCGCGAGCGGACCGCTTATTACCGCGCGCAGGGCTTCCGGGCGATCAAGATCGGTTGGGGGCCGTTCGGGCGTCGGAATGACCGCAAGCTGGATGAGGCCATCATACGCGCCGCCCGTGAAGGGGCCGGGGATGACTGCCGGCTGATGGTGGATGCAGGGGCCAGCGATGCCTATTGGCCGAACGGTCTGAAATGGGCGCTGAACACAGCACAAATGCTCAGAGATTACGACGTGACCTGGTTCGAAGAGGCGCTGCATCCTGATGCTCTGGATGATTTTCGTCAGCTGCGCCTGCAAAGCCCGGTCCCGATTGCCGGCGGCGAATGTCTCACCCGGCGGCAATCCTATCTGCCGTGGTTCGAGGCACGGGCGCTGGATATCGTGCAACCGGATGTGACCAAAGTCGGCGGTATCACCGAACAGCTGCGCATTGCGAGGATGGCGAATGATTTCGGCATTCAATATATCGGCCATGGCTGGAACACGGCGGTGGGCCTTGCTGCCGATCTGCAACTTGCGGCTGCCTTCCCCGATACCGATATGGTCGAGTTCATCGGCGGATCTCCCTATATCGATGATATTGTAGAGAAACCCTGGGCGCTGGATGACGAGGGCCTGCTTGAGATCCCGGACGCGCCCGGCTTGGGTCTGCGCCTGCTGCCGGATGCGGTGGCCGAGCTTTCAGCTGATGCCGAGGCGGCAAAACTTCTGGCAGGGGCAGCATGA
- a CDS encoding molybdopterin dinucleotide binding domain-containing protein — MPWPCDLVRAREWLGNAPEKGWGDALHLISNQPDRKLHSQLDLGSYSREAKIRQREPARMNPAEAARRGLVSGQVLRIWSERGACLAGLVISDAIADGVIQISTGAWLDLSHEGLDRHGNVNVLTRDLPTSSLAQGPTAHTTLVWAEPWLGELPRLEAFSPPEISGTAQLT, encoded by the coding sequence TTGCCCTGGCCATGCGACCTGGTTCGAGCCCGGGAATGGCTTGGCAATGCACCGGAGAAGGGGTGGGGCGATGCGCTGCATCTGATATCGAACCAGCCTGACCGCAAGCTGCACAGCCAGCTTGACCTCGGCAGCTATTCGCGTGAGGCAAAGATCCGTCAGCGTGAACCGGCCAGGATGAATCCGGCCGAGGCGGCGCGGCGCGGCCTCGTATCGGGTCAGGTTCTGCGGATCTGGTCAGAGCGTGGCGCCTGCCTCGCGGGGCTGGTCATTTCGGATGCAATTGCGGATGGTGTGATTCAGATATCGACCGGCGCCTGGCTTGACCTCTCGCACGAGGGGCTGGACCGGCATGGCAATGTCAATGTGCTGACGCGAGATCTGCCGACCTCCAGCCTTGCCCAGGGACCGACGGCCCATACAACGCTGGTCTGGGCAGAGCCCTGGCTGGGCGAATTGCCCCGTCTGGAGGCGTTTTCTCCGCCCGAAATCAGTGGCACCGCCCAGCTCACATGA
- a CDS encoding molybdopterin-dependent oxidoreductase, with product MSVTLNHWGIDRPIVEEGRLTGMRPAEGDPSPSRISENFVGSVNGPMRITQPMIRKGFLEGDGGAKRGEDSFVAVSWDEANARVAKELREIIAEHGNEAIFGGSYGWASAGRFHHAQSQIHRFLNLLGGYVRSVNTHSHAAAEVVLPHLIGNQDGMADNQTPWELIVGHTELFVAFGGLAVKNAQVSAGGVSQHRVPDQLQRARAACTRFVNVSPLRDDTPAGLDPEWLALRPNTDVALMLALAYVLEAEGRADHAFLDRYTTGYDRFRAYLTGQSDGIAKTPDWAAAITGLTPEVITSLAREMAQKRTMLSMAWSLQRADHGEQPVWMIVTLAAMLGQIGLPGGGFGTGYAAANRVGNISLPFAWPAFPQLKNPVRSFIPVARLGDMLEQPGAGFDYNGARYHYPKIELIWWAGGNPFHHQQDLGRLHRVWKNPRCVIVQEPFWNAIAKHGDIVLPCTLPLERNDLGITKGEPHLVAMKQVVAPFAQSRNDFDILAGIAAAMGMNEDFTGGLDEMGWLNRLYGESREVAAQNGYMLPEFHRFWQDGEFAFTATTPPRALLQAYREDPLAHPLATPSGRIEIFSERVAGFGYADCPGHATWFEPGNGLAMHRRRGGAMRCI from the coding sequence ATGTCTGTCACCCTGAACCATTGGGGAATTGACCGTCCGATAGTGGAAGAGGGCCGCCTCACCGGTATGAGACCGGCAGAAGGTGATCCCTCACCCTCGCGGATCAGCGAAAACTTTGTGGGGTCGGTCAACGGCCCGATGCGGATCACGCAGCCCATGATCCGCAAGGGGTTTCTCGAAGGCGATGGCGGCGCAAAGCGCGGTGAGGACAGTTTCGTCGCCGTCAGCTGGGATGAGGCAAATGCGCGCGTCGCGAAAGAGCTGCGCGAGATCATTGCTGAGCATGGCAATGAGGCAATCTTTGGGGGGTCTTATGGCTGGGCCAGCGCAGGGCGCTTTCATCATGCGCAAAGCCAGATCCACCGGTTCCTGAACCTGCTCGGCGGCTATGTCCGCTCTGTCAACACCCACAGTCATGCCGCCGCCGAGGTGGTATTGCCGCATCTGATCGGCAATCAGGATGGTATGGCCGACAACCAGACCCCATGGGAGCTGATCGTCGGCCATACCGAACTTTTCGTGGCGTTTGGCGGGCTCGCGGTCAAGAACGCCCAGGTCAGCGCCGGCGGTGTCAGTCAGCACAGGGTGCCCGATCAGCTGCAGCGCGCGCGCGCTGCCTGCACCCGTTTCGTCAATGTCAGCCCCCTGCGCGATGACACGCCCGCAGGCCTTGATCCGGAATGGCTGGCGCTGCGGCCAAATACTGATGTAGCGCTGATGCTGGCGCTGGCATATGTGCTGGAAGCCGAAGGCCGCGCCGATCATGCCTTTCTGGACCGCTATACCACCGGCTATGACCGCTTCCGGGCCTATCTGACGGGCCAGAGCGACGGGATCGCGAAAACCCCCGACTGGGCTGCGGCGATCACTGGTCTTACGCCAGAGGTGATCACCAGCCTCGCGCGCGAGATGGCGCAGAAGCGCACGATGCTCTCTATGGCCTGGTCTTTGCAGCGCGCGGATCACGGTGAGCAGCCGGTCTGGATGATTGTGACACTGGCCGCGATGCTGGGCCAGATAGGCCTGCCCGGAGGCGGTTTTGGCACTGGCTATGCGGCGGCGAACCGGGTGGGAAACATCTCTTTGCCTTTCGCCTGGCCGGCATTTCCGCAGCTGAAAAATCCGGTCCGCAGTTTTATTCCGGTGGCCCGGCTGGGCGATATGCTGGAACAGCCGGGCGCGGGTTTCGACTATAATGGCGCCCGCTATCACTACCCGAAGATCGAGCTGATCTGGTGGGCGGGTGGCAATCCCTTCCACCATCAGCAGGATCTGGGCAGGCTGCATCGGGTCTGGAAAAACCCCCGCTGCGTCATCGTCCAGGAGCCGTTCTGGAACGCGATTGCCAAACATGGCGACATTGTCCTGCCCTGCACGCTGCCGCTGGAACGCAATGATCTGGGCATCACGAAAGGCGAGCCGCATCTTGTTGCGATGAAGCAGGTGGTGGCGCCTTTTGCCCAGTCCCGCAATGACTTTGACATTCTGGCGGGCATTGCCGCAGCCATGGGGATGAATGAGGATTTTACCGGCGGCCTGGATGAGATGGGCTGGCTGAACCGGCTTTACGGTGAAAGCCGCGAGGTGGCGGCGCAGAATGGCTATATGCTGCCAGAGTTCCACCGTTTCTGGCAGGATGGCGAATTCGCCTTTACCGCCACCACGCCGCCGCGCGCGCTCTTGCAGGCTTACCGCGAAGACCCGCTGGCGCATCCTCTGGCAACGCCCTCGGGCCGCATTGAGATCTTTTCCGAGCGGGTGGCAGGGTTTGGATATGCGGATTGCCCTGGCCATGCGACCTGGTTCGAGCCCGGGAATGGCTTGGCAATGCACCGGAGAAGGGGTGGGGCGATGCGCTGCATCTGA
- a CDS encoding rhodanese-like domain-containing protein produces the protein MPSTITRHIKDMVAEANQQVKTLTTEEALALYGRDDVVFVDLRDPRELTREGKIPEAFSCPRGMLEFWIDPESPYAKPVFQEDKTFVFYCASGWRSALAAKTAQDMGLAPVAHILGGFGDWKRAGNPVETVEQKAKS, from the coding sequence ATGCCATCGACCATCACCCGGCATATCAAAGACATGGTCGCCGAGGCCAATCAGCAGGTGAAAACCCTGACAACCGAAGAGGCGCTGGCGCTTTACGGCCGCGATGATGTGGTTTTTGTCGATCTGCGTGATCCGCGCGAACTGACCCGCGAAGGCAAGATCCCCGAGGCTTTCTCCTGCCCGCGCGGCATGCTGGAATTCTGGATCGACCCCGAAAGCCCCTATGCCAAGCCGGTCTTTCAGGAAGATAAGACCTTTGTGTTTTACTGTGCCTCGGGCTGGCGCTCTGCGCTGGCTGCGAAAACGGCGCAGGATATGGGCCTTGCCCCGGTCGCCCATATCCTTGGTGGTTTCGGCGACTGGAAACGGGCGGGCAACCCTGTTGAAACGGTCGAGCAAAAAGCCAAATCGTAA
- a CDS encoding helix-turn-helix domain-containing protein, with protein sequence MSGTVGKALTLLEHLSRYDAPVRLAELSRSIEMNKSTTYRLLETLSQMGYVTQDEPMAAI encoded by the coding sequence ATGTCTGGTACCGTCGGCAAAGCCCTTACTCTGCTTGAGCATCTGTCGCGTTATGATGCGCCGGTGCGGCTGGCGGAATTGTCCCGCTCTATCGAGATGAACAAAAGCACCACCTACCGGCTGCTCGAAACCCTCTCGCAGATGGGCTATGTCACCCAGGATGAGCCAATGGCCGCTATCTGA
- a CDS encoding IclR family transcriptional regulator C-terminal domain-containing protein has protein sequence MWEVGVRAFQRSDIRIMARPHLQAITAAVDETALLARADVQEVIIIEKVDCAQPLQAIAPLGSRSPLHASSFGKAFLMQQEPPKVMELGPVMQRFTDHTITDPKVLLTQLAGMRAAGCAIGRDEYRDGISGVAAPVIGTDGKAYATIGVSMPSYRLSPEKLAAISDVVRRAAVSFSAQLGHQPLS, from the coding sequence ATGTGGGAAGTCGGCGTGCGGGCCTTTCAGCGCAGCGATATCCGCATCATGGCACGGCCACATTTGCAGGCGATCACCGCAGCCGTGGATGAAACCGCGTTGCTTGCGCGGGCCGATGTCCAGGAGGTGATCATCATCGAAAAGGTGGATTGCGCGCAGCCTCTTCAGGCCATTGCGCCACTGGGAAGCCGGTCGCCGCTGCACGCCTCTTCCTTCGGCAAGGCATTTCTGATGCAACAGGAGCCGCCGAAGGTCATGGAACTCGGTCCGGTGATGCAGCGCTTTACCGATCACACCATCACCGACCCGAAAGTGCTGCTGACGCAACTGGCCGGGATGCGGGCGGCTGGCTGTGCGATAGGCCGGGACGAATATCGCGACGGAATCTCAGGGGTCGCCGCGCCGGTGATCGGCACCGATGGCAAAGCCTATGCGACCATCGGCGTCTCGATGCCAAGCTACAGGTTGAGCCCCGAGAAACTGGCGGCGATTTCAGACGTGGTGCGCCGGGCTGCGGTCAGCTTCTCGGCGCAGCTTGGTCATCAGCCACTGTCGTAA
- a CDS encoding 3-hydroxyacyl-CoA dehydrogenase NAD-binding domain-containing protein gives MQKIPLSASVHAEIRDGILLIITDNPPVNVLSADVRRGLMAGFDLLESRDDLRAAVLLCEGKSFFAGADMAEFGGEIAMPDLPALITRLSQLSRPVVAAMHGTALGGGFELALAASARVAVPTAGMGLPEVTLGLLPAGGGIAQVTRLAGAEVALDLVLSGRRIGAEEARQSGLIDRIADGDLREAALALAGSLPARVGPKADPDAVRKIAEYRRRNAAKLAGGDAPEEILRLIEMAAQDPGRDQGPEARAAFFRLEQGEQSRALRHVFAAERRLKDLPFLPAETQSLPVATVGVVGAGTMGSGIATVLVTAGFTVLLCDSMAEGLQRGLQAVSDNLAGAVRRGKMDDAARTAALSRLSGHAEPEALAGADLVIEAVFERLDVKTALFARLDAICKPQTILASNTSFLDIDVMAAATGRPDRVLGMHFFSPAHVMRLLEVVRGAKTSPEVIRTAVDMGRRMQKITVCVGNCHGFIGNRILLARQRAAMDLLLAGASPYDIDRAMTGFGLPMGPFQMADLAGLDVGWDRDGSAGRTMEEVFCEAGRFGMKNGLGYYDYDEKGRGQPSADAMALINAFRARHPEKLRDAAPEALLDHLLEPMLDQVDAIIAEGIALRPSDIDVVWVHGFGWPRWKGGPAWHRGYR, from the coding sequence ATGCAAAAGATCCCGCTTTCCGCCAGCGTCCATGCCGAGATCCGCGATGGTATCTTGCTGATCATCACGGATAATCCGCCGGTGAACGTGCTTTCTGCCGATGTGCGGCGTGGGCTGATGGCGGGGTTTGACCTCCTGGAAAGCCGCGATGATCTGCGGGCCGCCGTGCTGCTTTGCGAGGGGAAAAGCTTCTTCGCCGGCGCGGATATGGCGGAATTCGGCGGTGAGATCGCGATGCCGGATCTGCCGGCGCTGATCACCCGCCTGTCTCAGCTGTCGCGGCCGGTGGTGGCTGCGATGCATGGCACGGCGCTTGGCGGCGGGTTTGAACTGGCGCTGGCGGCAAGTGCACGGGTGGCGGTGCCCACTGCTGGCATGGGTTTGCCTGAGGTGACGCTGGGACTTTTGCCCGCCGGTGGCGGTATCGCGCAGGTGACGCGGCTGGCGGGCGCAGAAGTCGCACTGGATCTGGTGCTTTCGGGGCGCCGCATCGGGGCAGAAGAGGCCCGGCAGTCAGGGCTGATCGACCGGATCGCAGACGGGGATCTGCGCGAGGCGGCATTGGCGCTGGCCGGGTCGCTTCCTGCGCGGGTCGGGCCAAAGGCCGATCCGGACGCCGTGAGAAAAATTGCGGAATACCGGCGCAGGAATGCCGCGAAACTGGCCGGGGGTGACGCGCCTGAGGAGATCCTCCGGCTGATTGAGATGGCGGCGCAAGACCCCGGCCGTGACCAGGGGCCAGAGGCGCGCGCGGCGTTTTTCCGTCTCGAACAGGGAGAGCAATCACGCGCGCTGCGCCATGTCTTTGCCGCCGAGCGACGCCTGAAAGACCTGCCCTTCCTGCCGGCTGAAACGCAAAGCCTGCCGGTCGCGACCGTGGGCGTGGTGGGGGCCGGGACGATGGGCAGCGGCATTGCCACGGTGCTGGTAACCGCCGGGTTCACGGTGCTGCTCTGTGATTCCATGGCCGAGGGGCTTCAGCGTGGTCTGCAGGCGGTCTCCGATAATCTTGCGGGTGCAGTCCGGCGTGGCAAGATGGATGACGCGGCCCGCACGGCGGCGCTGTCCCGGCTTTCGGGACATGCAGAGCCGGAGGCCCTGGCCGGCGCTGATCTGGTGATCGAGGCGGTTTTTGAACGTCTTGACGTCAAGACCGCGCTCTTTGCCCGTCTTGACGCGATCTGCAAGCCGCAGACGATTCTGGCCAGCAATACCTCGTTTCTGGATATCGACGTGATGGCCGCTGCCACCGGGCGTCCGGATCGCGTGCTGGGGATGCATTTCTTCAGCCCCGCCCATGTGATGCGGCTGCTCGAGGTTGTGCGCGGCGCAAAGACCAGTCCCGAAGTGATCAGGACTGCGGTCGATATGGGGCGGCGCATGCAGAAAATCACCGTATGCGTCGGAAACTGCCACGGTTTCATCGGCAACCGCATCCTGCTGGCACGGCAGAGGGCTGCGATGGATCTCTTGCTGGCGGGTGCCTCTCCCTATGATATCGACAGGGCAATGACCGGCTTTGGCCTGCCGATGGGGCCGTTTCAGATGGCCGATCTCGCGGGTCTTGACGTTGGCTGGGATCGCGACGGCAGCGCCGGGCGGACGATGGAAGAGGTGTTCTGCGAAGCGGGCCGCTTTGGCATGAAGAACGGCCTGGGCTACTACGATTATGACGAAAAAGGGCGCGGCCAGCCCTCGGCGGATGCCATGGCGCTGATTAATGCTTTCCGGGCGCGCCACCCTGAGAAACTGCGCGATGCCGCGCCTGAGGCGCTGCTGGATCACCTGCTGGAGCCGATGCTGGACCAGGTTGACGCCATCATCGCGGAAGGGATTGCGCTCCGACCCTCAGACATTGATGTGGTCTGGGTGCATGGCTTTGGCTGGCCCCGCTGGAAGGGCGGCCCGGCCTGGCATCGCGGTTATCGCTAA
- a CDS encoding beta-ketoacyl synthase N-terminal-like domain-containing protein, with product MPAPLPEAVIVSTARTPVGKAYRGALNDTSPQRLAGHAIAAALERAGGAGAIGPEVADVILGCALQQGATSFNIGRQAALAAGLPVTVPGMTVDRQCSSGLVALSLACQQIRLEGRRIVVAGGVESCSLVQTPQMNLHRARDPDLSARIPALYMSMIETAEIVAQRYGVSREAQDAFALASQQKMAAAQAAGHFTAEIAPLTVLQKQTDRESGAETLAEVHFSQDECNRPQTRAEDLAALPPVLKEGQQIATGVCVTAGNSSQVSDGPARLL from the coding sequence ATGCCTGCGCCCTTGCCCGAAGCCGTCATCGTCAGCACAGCCCGTACTCCGGTGGGCAAAGCTTATCGCGGTGCCCTGAATGACACCTCGCCACAACGACTGGCCGGCCATGCGATAGCGGCGGCGCTGGAGCGGGCGGGCGGGGCCGGGGCAATCGGGCCTGAGGTCGCGGATGTGATCCTTGGCTGCGCGCTGCAACAGGGCGCAACCTCTTTCAATATCGGACGCCAGGCAGCGCTGGCCGCAGGATTGCCGGTGACGGTGCCGGGCATGACGGTTGACCGGCAATGCTCGTCCGGGCTGGTGGCCCTGTCGCTGGCCTGCCAGCAGATCCGGCTGGAGGGGCGGCGGATCGTCGTGGCGGGCGGGGTCGAAAGCTGCTCGCTGGTGCAGACGCCGCAGATGAACCTGCATCGCGCCCGTGATCCGGACCTCAGCGCCCGCATCCCCGCGCTTTACATGAGTATGATCGAGACGGCCGAGATCGTCGCGCAGCGCTATGGCGTTTCACGCGAGGCGCAGGATGCCTTTGCGCTGGCCTCGCAGCAGAAGATGGCGGCGGCCCAGGCGGCGGGCCATTTCACCGCCGAAATCGCTCCGCTCACCGTCCTGCAAAAGCAGACCGACCGGGAGAGTGGTGCGGAGACGCTTGCCGAGGTCCACTTCTCGCAGGATGAATGCAATCGCCCGCAAACCCGTGCCGAAGACCTTGCCGCGCTGCCGCCGGTCCTGAAGGAGGGGCAGCAGATTGCGACCGGGGTTTGCGTCACCGCCGGAAATTCCAGCCAGGTCTCAGATGGGCCAGCGCGCTTGTTGTGA
- a CDS encoding SDR family oxidoreductase, whose amino-acid sequence MTATTYWSAQRVIITAGASGIGLAIARAYHALGAAVWICDISEEVLAAAAAELPGIGTMICDVADQAQCDAFVARATGAMGGLDILINNAGIAGPAASVEEMDAAAWRRCFDVNVHGQFYMAHAAIPHLKKNASGSIVCMASVAGKYAFGLRSPYAASKAAVISLMRALSVELGPHQIRVNAIAPGVVAGDRIKRVFTDRAATRGISYEEMEAIALRAVSMKTMVDPAEIAEMVLYLTGPAGRPVTGQVMQICGGLEYTE is encoded by the coding sequence ATGACGGCAACAACTTACTGGTCTGCGCAAAGGGTGATCATCACCGCCGGCGCCAGCGGGATCGGTCTTGCCATCGCCAGAGCCTATCATGCCCTGGGCGCCGCGGTCTGGATCTGCGACATCAGCGAAGAGGTGCTGGCCGCCGCCGCTGCTGAGCTGCCCGGGATCGGCACCATGATCTGCGATGTCGCTGACCAGGCGCAATGTGATGCTTTCGTTGCCCGTGCAACCGGGGCGATGGGCGGGCTTGATATCCTGATCAACAATGCCGGCATCGCCGGCCCTGCGGCGTCGGTGGAAGAGATGGATGCCGCAGCCTGGCGGCGTTGCTTTGACGTGAATGTCCATGGCCAGTTCTACATGGCCCATGCCGCGATCCCGCATCTGAAGAAGAATGCCTCCGGCTCGATCGTCTGCATGGCTTCGGTTGCCGGCAAATACGCCTTCGGGCTGCGCTCGCCCTACGCCGCGTCCAAGGCTGCGGTGATCTCGCTGATGCGCGCCCTCTCGGTCGAGCTTGGCCCGCATCAGATCCGCGTGAATGCTATCGCGCCGGGTGTCGTGGCGGGCGACCGCATCAAACGCGTTTTCACCGACCGGGCCGCGACCCGTGGCATCAGCTATGAGGAAATGGAGGCCATCGCTTTGCGCGCGGTTTCCATGAAAACCATGGTCGATCCTGCCGAAATCGCCGAGATGGTGCTGTATCTGACCGGCCCTGCCGGTCGCCCGGTCACGGGCCAGGTGATGCAGATCTGCGGCGGCCTGGAATATACGGAGTGA
- a CDS encoding ABC transporter substrate-binding protein, with translation MNRRAFLASSALFGATAVLPAKWAYAQDRAEALRVLSEGAANSFDSFSVGVNRNSLQITWNIYDRLLKFAYKPREDGTFYYDYFDIQPELAESFEVSEDQKQITFHLRKDATFHDGAPVTAEDVKWSFDRLVASPIGLAQFSTGSMTTPEQFVVVDAHTFRVDLPQPDRFALPNIALTYPIIVNSKLATQHATTEDPFASEWLKTNPAGGGAFKIERAQIGERILFSRFDDWKSGPKPGFAQVLWQTVPTAESRVASLIKGDADVVQDLPPKDVIALSDNPDIKVVGVPTSNFQFIGMNNAVAPFDDVRVRQAIAYALPYQDMLQSALFGRAQPLFGGTPGKPETTTFPQPLGYSTDLDKAKALLAEAGLADGFETSFAYELSVATVAEPVALLLQESLGKIGIRVNLEKVPAGQLGTLLQEKKVPFYFEGSTSYLADPDYFFRIFYFGDTRWNFGNYQNPEFKALVDKTRYETDKAVYDADILRMIELVKEEVPIILLWHPTLDVGLAKSVENYSYTFHRQLDLRPLSRG, from the coding sequence ATGAATCGTCGTGCTTTTCTGGCCAGCTCGGCCCTGTTCGGTGCAACCGCGGTTCTGCCGGCGAAATGGGCATATGCCCAGGACAGGGCAGAGGCGCTGCGGGTTCTCAGCGAGGGGGCCGCGAACTCATTCGACAGCTTCTCTGTCGGCGTGAACCGCAACTCGCTACAGATCACCTGGAACATCTATGACCGGCTGCTGAAATTCGCCTATAAGCCGCGCGAGGATGGCACCTTCTATTACGATTACTTCGACATTCAGCCTGAGCTGGCCGAAAGCTTTGAAGTGTCGGAAGACCAGAAGCAGATCACCTTCCATCTGCGCAAGGATGCCACTTTCCATGACGGCGCGCCGGTGACCGCCGAGGATGTGAAATGGTCCTTTGACCGTCTCGTCGCCTCGCCCATCGGTCTGGCCCAGTTCTCGACCGGCTCGATGACCACGCCCGAGCAATTCGTGGTCGTCGACGCGCATACGTTCCGCGTCGACCTGCCGCAGCCCGACCGTTTCGCGCTGCCCAACATCGCGCTGACCTATCCGATCATCGTCAACTCGAAACTTGCGACGCAGCATGCGACCACCGAGGATCCCTTTGCCTCGGAATGGCTGAAGACCAATCCCGCAGGTGGCGGCGCCTTCAAAATCGAGCGCGCCCAGATCGGCGAACGCATTCTCTTCAGCCGGTTCGATGACTGGAAATCGGGGCCGAAGCCGGGATTTGCGCAAGTGCTGTGGCAGACTGTGCCGACCGCCGAAAGCCGGGTTGCCTCGCTGATCAAGGGCGATGCCGATGTGGTACAGGATCTGCCGCCGAAAGACGTGATCGCGCTGTCGGACAATCCTGACATCAAGGTCGTCGGAGTGCCGACCTCAAACTTCCAGTTCATCGGCATGAACAATGCCGTGGCGCCGTTCGATGATGTGCGGGTGCGCCAGGCGATTGCCTATGCGCTGCCCTATCAAGACATGTTGCAATCGGCCCTGTTTGGCCGCGCCCAGCCGCTGTTTGGCGGCACGCCCGGCAAGCCGGAAACCACCACCTTCCCGCAACCGCTGGGCTATTCCACCGATCTCGACAAGGCGAAAGCCCTGCTGGCCGAGGCGGGTCTGGCAGATGGTTTCGAGACCAGCTTTGCCTATGAGCTCTCTGTCGCCACCGTCGCCGAGCCTGTTGCGCTTTTACTCCAGGAAAGCCTTGGCAAGATCGGTATCAGGGTTAACCTGGAAAAGGTGCCGGCCGGCCAGCTTGGCACGCTTTTGCAGGAGAAGAAGGTTCCCTTCTACTTCGAGGGATCGACCTCTTATCTCGCGGATCCCGACTACTTCTTCCGCATCTTCTATTTCGGCGATACCCGCTGGAATTTCGGCAATTACCAGAACCCGGAATTCAAAGCGCTGGTCGACAAGACTCGCTACGAAACCGACAAAGCGGTCTATGATGCCGATATCCTGCGGATGATCGAGCTGGTGAAGGAAGAGGTTCCGATCATTCTGCTTTGGCATCCGACCCTGGATGTGGGTCTGGCGAAATCGGTCGAAAATTACTCCTATACCTTCCACCGTCAGCTGGATCTGCGGCCCCTGTCGCGCGGCTGA